One window from the genome of Salvelinus fontinalis isolate EN_2023a chromosome 3, ASM2944872v1, whole genome shotgun sequence encodes:
- the LOC129845185 gene encoding GTP-binding protein REM 1-like isoform X1, with product MATVMTHTQREGKETLRRRASTPIPASHQPGTRGRDPPADPHHPPLGQSASYHPGDKSLHCRANWSSDDSDNDSDGSGADCLYHVVLLGDHGVGKSSLANIFAGIQEKDAHDHTGEDTYERTMIVDGEETTLIVMDTWENEKQEEDEKWVQDYCMQVGNAYVIVYSITDRTSFESASELRIQLRRIRQAENIPIILVGNKSDLVRSREVAVEEGRACAVVFDCKFIETSASLHHNVHELFEGIVRQIRLRRDSKETNERRRSVYKRKESLAKKARRFLDRLVAKNNKKMALKVRSKSCHDLAVL from the exons ATGGCTACAGTT atgacacacacacagagagagggcaaGGAGACTTTGCGGAGAAGGGCAAGTACTCCTATCCCTGCCTCTCATCAGCCGGGGACGAGAGGTAGAGACCCGCCAGCCGACCCCCATCACCCTCCGCTCGGCCAGTCCGCCTCATACCATCCCGGAGACAAGTCTCTCCACTGCCGCGCCAACTGGTCATCTGATGACTCTGATAATGACTCGGATGGCTCAGGAGCAGATTGTTTGTACCACGTTGTTTTGCTAGGAGACCACGGTGTTGGAAAGTCGAGTCTTGCCAATATCTTTGCCGGCATTCAGGAGAAGGATGCTCACGACCATACGGGAG agGACACCTATGAGAGAACCATGATTGTAGATGGGGAGGAGACCACCCTCATCGTCATGGACACCTGGGAGAACGAGAAACAG gAGGAGGATGAGAAATGGGTCCAGGACTACTGTATGCAGGTGGGCAACGCCTACGTCATAGTTTACTCAATCACGGACCGCACCAGCTTCGAGAGTGCCTCTGAGTTACGCATCCAGCTGCGGCGCATACGGCAGGCCGAGAACATTCCCATCATCCTCGTGGGCAACAAAAGTGACCTGGTCCGCTCCAGAGAAGTGGCTGTAGAAG AGGGCCGTGCATGCGCCGTGGTGTTTGACTGCAAGTTCATCGAGACATCCGCTTCGCTCCATCACAACGTCCACGAGCTCTTCGAGGGCATCGTCCGGCAGATCCGCCTGCGGCGAGACAGCAAAGAGACCAACGAACGCCGGCGCTCCGTCTACAAGCGCAAGGAGAGCCTCGCCAAGAAGGCCCGCCGCTTCCTGGACCGCCTGGTGGCCAAGAACAACAAGAAGATGGCGCTGAAGGTTCGCTCCAAGTCCTGCCACGACCTGGCCGTGCTGTAA
- the LOC129845185 gene encoding GTP-binding protein REM 1-like isoform X2: MTHTQREGKETLRRRASTPIPASHQPGTRGRDPPADPHHPPLGQSASYHPGDKSLHCRANWSSDDSDNDSDGSGADCLYHVVLLGDHGVGKSSLANIFAGIQEKDAHDHTGEDTYERTMIVDGEETTLIVMDTWENEKQEEDEKWVQDYCMQVGNAYVIVYSITDRTSFESASELRIQLRRIRQAENIPIILVGNKSDLVRSREVAVEEGRACAVVFDCKFIETSASLHHNVHELFEGIVRQIRLRRDSKETNERRRSVYKRKESLAKKARRFLDRLVAKNNKKMALKVRSKSCHDLAVL; this comes from the exons atgacacacacacagagagagggcaaGGAGACTTTGCGGAGAAGGGCAAGTACTCCTATCCCTGCCTCTCATCAGCCGGGGACGAGAGGTAGAGACCCGCCAGCCGACCCCCATCACCCTCCGCTCGGCCAGTCCGCCTCATACCATCCCGGAGACAAGTCTCTCCACTGCCGCGCCAACTGGTCATCTGATGACTCTGATAATGACTCGGATGGCTCAGGAGCAGATTGTTTGTACCACGTTGTTTTGCTAGGAGACCACGGTGTTGGAAAGTCGAGTCTTGCCAATATCTTTGCCGGCATTCAGGAGAAGGATGCTCACGACCATACGGGAG agGACACCTATGAGAGAACCATGATTGTAGATGGGGAGGAGACCACCCTCATCGTCATGGACACCTGGGAGAACGAGAAACAG gAGGAGGATGAGAAATGGGTCCAGGACTACTGTATGCAGGTGGGCAACGCCTACGTCATAGTTTACTCAATCACGGACCGCACCAGCTTCGAGAGTGCCTCTGAGTTACGCATCCAGCTGCGGCGCATACGGCAGGCCGAGAACATTCCCATCATCCTCGTGGGCAACAAAAGTGACCTGGTCCGCTCCAGAGAAGTGGCTGTAGAAG AGGGCCGTGCATGCGCCGTGGTGTTTGACTGCAAGTTCATCGAGACATCCGCTTCGCTCCATCACAACGTCCACGAGCTCTTCGAGGGCATCGTCCGGCAGATCCGCCTGCGGCGAGACAGCAAAGAGACCAACGAACGCCGGCGCTCCGTCTACAAGCGCAAGGAGAGCCTCGCCAAGAAGGCCCGCCGCTTCCTGGACCGCCTGGTGGCCAAGAACAACAAGAAGATGGCGCTGAAGGTTCGCTCCAAGTCCTGCCACGACCTGGCCGTGCTGTAA